Part of the Desulfobacterales bacterium genome is shown below.
ATCATCGCATTTACCTGTTTACATATATGGGCGAAAAATTGCCAGCTCGCGTGGTTATGGGAGGTTGATAAAATCAGGTTAAAAGCTATCCAAAAAGACTTGGATTGTCAACAGCGTCCGACATCACCGGGATTTCTCAGTGTCAATGAGAATATTATTAAATTGTTGTTGCCGGTCAGCGCCTGAAAGGTGTATGTTGATAAATCAATTTAAATTATTTTACATAATTATCAGAATGTTAAGTAAGAATCCGCCCGGCGTCGCATTTTCCACGCGCTGCCGCTCGGCGGGTGGCTCCAACATGGCTGTGGCATAAAGACTTGCCGGCCAGGAAAGGACCCTGACCATCAAAGAAAACATCCAAACGTTCATTGAATAAAAGATAATCCGCGATTTCTATTAAATTTTTAACCGATAGGGAGACCCGAGCATGTTGAGCATCAAAGATTCAGTTGCCGTCATTACCGGCGGTGCCAGCGGGATCGGTGAAGCCGTGGCTAAATATTGGGCCGGCCAGGGAGGGCGCGTGGTGTTGGGGGATGTTGTTCCGGACGCTCTCGCCCGGGTTGAAAATGACCTGCTGCAGATGGGTGCGTCCGTGGTTACGCATAGCTGCGACGTTACCAAAGAAGCCGACAATATGGCCCTGGCCAGGCTGGCCATCGAACGTTTCGGCGCCATCAACCTCGTCTTGCCGTGCGCCGGTATCATCAAAGACGGTCTTTTTCTTTCCGTGGATTCAAAGCGCGGCGCCGTTAAACGCAAAATGTCGTTGGAACAGTTCCAGTCTGTTCTGGACATCAACTTGACCGGTGTTTTTTTAACCATTCGCGAGTGTGCCGAACAGATGATCAACCATCAGTGCAAAGGGCTTATCTGCCTCATATCCTCTACCGGGTCACTGGGTACGGCCGGTCAGATCAACTATTCCTCCACCAAAGCCGCCATGTCGGTGATTCCCAAGGTGATTTGCGCCGAATTTTTCAGGCGCAACGTTGCCCAGCAGATCCGCTGTGTAGCGGTAGCCCCCGGCTATGTAGGCACTCCCATGGTAAAAGGGATGAATCAGAAAGCACTGGAAGGGATATTGGAAAACGTGCCGATCCAGCGCCTGGTGGAACCTCAGGAGGTAGCCTCCTTGATCGGCGAACTCTTCCGCAATGAAGCCCTTACCGGCGATGTGTATTATATCCACGGCGGGCTGCGACTGGGCTCCAAGGGATAATCACTAGCGTTATTATCAAACTGAACATCATATATCCGTTTTATGCGGAGGGATTGATACAGATGGCTTCCGAGGTATTCAGATTCAGTACTCGACAGATTTTTCCGATCACTTCTTCTTCTCTTTTGCTGAGCGTGCTGTCTGCCTTGGCAATCAAAATGCTTGCCCGGACCAGCATAACTGCATGATCCTTGTCTTCGGAAAATTTCGAAGCCACCAGAAAAGCCGCTAATTATTTTAGATCTACGCCGGGCGTATTTACACGGATATCCTGAAGCGGCCCCAGGGGATTACGTTTATTTTCATCCCTTAAAACTTTGGGCTGACCGCTGGAAAGCTTATATACAATTACATTATCGACCACCACCAGCAGGGCGTCAAACCGCCAGCCGGAGGTTCGGGTCTTTCGATCAAAATTAAACAGGTCCAGGAACAGATTGCCGTAGCGTTTATTACGGATCAATTCCGGGGATACTTTGAGGCCGGAACAGCCGTCCTTCACCTTTAGGCAGGTTTGGATGGCCGGATCAAGGTCTTCAATTCGAATCGACTGGTTCGGCATGAATTTTTGAATGATGTCCAGATAGTTGAGAAATTCTACGTTAGGCGTTTTATACGGATCAAATCCAAGAACTTCCAATTCTTTCAGCGTTGTTTGTCCGGGCACAATATTGTCATAAGCATCTCTTATAGCTTCATAACTCTCCCATGGTGATTCCGTATATATCTTGGTAGAGGGCAGCAGCGACGAACAACCGCTGATAAGGGCAATTGCGCCAAAGACCCCCGCAACCATCAAATATTTATGGTTATGATATTGTGTTAACGCGTTCATTGTTGTCCCTCCCCCAGCAAATGGGAGCCGCCGACTTATAATTAAATAATGCTTTAAAATTTCAGTCGGTTATCTTGCCAATAACATAAGGATTATTTGCTGTTTGTAAAGGTTTTCAGCAGGGTCTGCAGGCGGCTGGGCCGGCGGACAGCCGGTATTACAAAAGGGCTGACTTTCAACTGAATGAACAAGGATTGAGTCGGGGAAGGTTTTGTTGCGGGTTGAAATCGGGAAATTAAAATGGTTTCTATAACCTATCTCAAAAAAAAGATTTTTGTTCCAGATCAAGGCGAAGCCAAGCATCAACCCGCAGGAATACTTGTGTATTTCGATGATTTGATACGCGGCTTCAACGCCGATATGGGGCGAAAAGACTTTTTTGAAATAGGTTATAATCAGAATCCCATGTCTTCATTTACCACCAGAACCCGCACATCAGTCCGTACCGGCTTGCGCTCCATAATGGTTATCACCCGGCAAATCCGCTGGGGGACGCTGCAGTCGGAACAGAAACCGGTTTTGGCACAGGGGGTCTCGTATTTCAACCGCCTGGCATTAGGCGGCGCAGCCTGATTCTTAACCCGCCGGATCGCATCATCAGTGGTGCCGGCCACGATCTTATTTCGTCCGACCACCATTATCACCCTGTGTGGTCCGAACATCATCGCCCCGGTCCGGTTGCCGGTATTGTCGATATTGACCAGATAACCCGAAAGGGTAACGGCATTGGCACTGCAAAGGAACAGGTCGCAGGTCAGCTGGCGCCGCCGAATCTCCATGCCCTTTTCAGGCGTCACGTCCGACCCCTTGGAGACGAGAATCTCCTTGCCCATCGCCCTGAGCTTTTCGACAATGTTTAGGTCGGCCACCGATCGGGAACCGCCCAGCCCGATCGTTTTGGCCGTCTGGGCTTCGGTGATGATGAAATCAAAAGCCTCTTGGGAACTTGAACAATAACTTGCCGCAAACTCGTTCTTTTGAAGCGCCTTTACCACCTGCCGGCACTGTTTCTCGGAACTCCAGTCTACAAAGTCACGCGTCGAATTCATCGTTTCCCCTCCTGCTGCGATTTCGTTCCATTGTAGCTATCCTGGGAAAACCCCCTTTTTTGAAGGAGTATATATATCGAGCCCGAATTAAGTCAAACTGATTAAATTAATTTTAACTGCGACTTCCAATTGTAACAATTCAACATCTAAGGGATTCTCTTCGTCCCATCTGAACATGATAAACGCACCCGGGCCCTTGATAACGGTCCGGGGTGCATGCCATATACCGGCATTGTAATTGACTGCCTGCGAACCATCCGCAACAAATGCCACCAGTTTATCAATAACGGGTTGTCCTTTTTTGTCTGAAGGACACACCGCCACCAGATGATGCGTTCCACCAAGCGGGATAAAGGTTTGATTGGAATAAACGTGCCGCTCAAGGCACTCAATCAGAATCGGCTGTTTTGCCGGAAGGAGCCTCATAAAAGTCATATTGGGTTTAGCTGCAACACGGCTGTTATGCATCTTGGCCGCATAGGCAAGGCGCTCTTCTCCTTTATCGCGGCCCATGAGAACCTGCCCAAAGGGCTTAAACTCCCGGGCGGTCAACACCTTTGCATTTATGATCATCTTTTTCTTTCTCAGAAATATTAAGATTAGGATTTAAACGGCACTTCATTAACCAGCCATTTGGCGATTCGCAGCAACCGGTAGTCATCCCCCCGTGGTGCCACCAGCTGAACTCCCATCGGCATATTCTCCGCCCCTTTTAAAATTGGCAGGTTGATGCTCGGAACGCCGCACAGCGTCCAGAGCGTACAAAATATCGGACTACCTGTAGAATCAAGCCCTATCGGCGCCTCACCGCTTGTCGCCGGTGTAAGAATGGCATCATAGGCTGAAAATATTTTTCCGAGTTCGTTGTTCAACGTCGAAATTGCTTCAACCGCTTTGTTATAATCCACCGCGGAATACGTCTGGCCCCGCGCTATCATTTCGCAAAGGATCGGGCTCATCTTATCTCTGCCGGAAATATATTCCACCTCAAAGCTCTTGGCCAGGTCCGATTCCATGATGGTGCGATGCCAGTCTATAGCCCTTTCGAACACATTAGGAAGCTTAACTTCTTTCACGTTTTCACTGAGCTGTGCAGCCATCCTTGCAAAAGCATCTTGAGTAATATCCGATGCAAGGCCCCAGACCGGGGATTTGACAAAGGCGAGCCTGGGTCGAATGGGCGGTCCTCCCATTAAGGCCTCATTGAGATCAAATCGTCCTTTTGGCTTTACATCGGGATCCTTGTTATCGAATGCCATCAACTGCTGAGCAATCAGGGCTGCATCTTCAATTGAGCGGGCAAACACACCAACTTGGTCAAGGACGCGTGATTGACTTAAGACGCCATGCCTGGAAATGCGTCCATGAGTCGGTTTATAGCCATAAACCCCACAATAGGATGCCGGGCGAATAACAGACCCGTTTGTTTGCGTTCCGATGGCCAGCGGTACCATGAAGGCCGCAACCGCTGCAGCCGAACCACTGGACGACCCCCCGGGAGTTCGTCTGGAATCATAGGGATTGGTGGTCTTTCCGGGTGCGTAAACAGCCAGTTCGGTCGTAACGGTTTTCCCCATGATAATCGCACCGGCCTCACGCAGCAGTGACACGGCTGTAGCGTCTTCACCGGGCTGTCTCCCGGCATGTAGAATCGTACCGTTTTCAGTCGGCATGTCGGCCGTATCGAAAATATCTTTTATTCCAACCGGAAGACCGTGAAGCGGTCCGACTTCTTTTCCGCTTCTTAGTTTTATATCGGCATCCTGAGCTTGCTTTACGGCATACTCACGATCAAGATAGGTCCAGGCGCGTACTGTTTCTTCAGTCTCAACAATGCGGTCCAGGCAAGCCCTGACCAGTTCTTCTGATGTTATTTTGCCGCCGCGTATCGCAGCTGCCGCAAAAACCGCGCTCATTTTGTTTAAACTCATTTTATTCTTTGATCCAGACCAAACTGTGACAGTGCCCGATTGACAGTTTTATAAATGTATTAAGATATGAAAACTGACGCCGTCGGGGAGAGTTCTCTTATTTTATAAACCTTCCCCGAAGCCTTGCGTTTTTGCAAATGCTTCCAATGCCTTGACAAAACACTCCATGGGTGCAGCGGTCAGCCCCGCTCCAATCTGCCCGACACCTGGTCTCTTGCAGGCAATCCCCGTATTGATGACCGGCGTAATGCCCGTTTCCACTACCTTGCGAATATCTATGCCAAACGGGGTTCCCTTAAAATTTAAAAATGGTATTTTAAAATGTTCATGCTCGGCGATTGTAATTTCATACATTTTTTGAGTGGTTTGGACCGCAAACTGTGGTGTTCCCCCGATATATCCAACAACGGCCGGCGCTCCCGCCATGGCCAAAGAGCCCAAGCCTGCCGTTTCGGCAATCGCGGAATCACCCAAGTCCGGATTGGCGTCTTCAGGCCCAAAGCCGGGAAAATAGATGCCGTCAATCATTGGCGCCGGTGCCGTAAACCATTGATCGCCGGTGCCGCTGACGCGAATACCGGTCTCAGTACCGTTGCGGGCAATTGCCGTTACGATGGTGGATCCTTTTATGCCGGCTCCGGCATCCAGCATCCCTTTACAACCGGCCATGACACTGTTCAGAATAAAGTGGCCTGCGCTTTCGATGAAATTCACCGCTTTTAATACGCCTGCTTTTTCCCCAACGGCAATAAGGTGCGGAACCAGGCTGATGAGGAACAGTGAATTGCTGGCCTTGTTCCGATTATGCATTTCATCTCCCATCTGAA
Proteins encoded:
- a CDS encoding SDR family oxidoreductase; the encoded protein is MLSIKDSVAVITGGASGIGEAVAKYWAGQGGRVVLGDVVPDALARVENDLLQMGASVVTHSCDVTKEADNMALARLAIERFGAINLVLPCAGIIKDGLFLSVDSKRGAVKRKMSLEQFQSVLDINLTGVFLTIRECAEQMINHQCKGLICLISSTGSLGTAGQINYSSTKAAMSVIPKVICAEFFRRNVAQQIRCVAVAPGYVGTPMVKGMNQKALEGILENVPIQRLVEPQEVASLIGELFRNEALTGDVYYIHGGLRLGSKG
- a CDS encoding TerB family tellurite resistance protein, with protein sequence MASKFSEDKDHAVMLVRASILIAKADSTLSKREEEVIGKICRVLNLNTSEAICINPSA
- a CDS encoding lactate utilization protein gives rise to the protein MNSTRDFVDWSSEKQCRQVVKALQKNEFAASYCSSSQEAFDFIITEAQTAKTIGLGGSRSVADLNIVEKLRAMGKEILVSKGSDVTPEKGMEIRRRQLTCDLFLCSANAVTLSGYLVNIDNTGNRTGAMMFGPHRVIMVVGRNKIVAGTTDDAIRRVKNQAAPPNARRLKYETPCAKTGFCSDCSVPQRICRVITIMERKPVRTDVRVLVVNEDMGF
- a CDS encoding ureidoglycolate lyase; this translates as MIINAKVLTAREFKPFGQVLMGRDKGEERLAYAAKMHNSRVAAKPNMTFMRLLPAKQPILIECLERHVYSNQTFIPLGGTHHLVAVCPSDKKGQPVIDKLVAFVADGSQAVNYNAGIWHAPRTVIKGPGAFIMFRWDEENPLDVELLQLEVAVKINLISLT
- a CDS encoding amidase; the encoded protein is MSLNKMSAVFAAAAIRGGKITSEELVRACLDRIVETEETVRAWTYLDREYAVKQAQDADIKLRSGKEVGPLHGLPVGIKDIFDTADMPTENGTILHAGRQPGEDATAVSLLREAGAIIMGKTVTTELAVYAPGKTTNPYDSRRTPGGSSSGSAAAVAAFMVPLAIGTQTNGSVIRPASYCGVYGYKPTHGRISRHGVLSQSRVLDQVGVFARSIEDAALIAQQLMAFDNKDPDVKPKGRFDLNEALMGGPPIRPRLAFVKSPVWGLASDITQDAFARMAAQLSENVKEVKLPNVFERAIDWHRTIMESDLAKSFEVEYISGRDKMSPILCEMIARGQTYSAVDYNKAVEAISTLNNELGKIFSAYDAILTPATSGEAPIGLDSTGSPIFCTLWTLCGVPSINLPILKGAENMPMGVQLVAPRGDDYRLLRIAKWLVNEVPFKS
- a CDS encoding DUF1116 domain-containing protein is translated as MSIGTANRECIKRVQESTAILADIRLARDVVPGIEDYTVFHAGPPLTWDRMCGPMRGAIIGACLFEGWAKTPEEVFSIAEKGKLKFDSSHHHHAIGPMSGIITPSMRVHVVCNDKYNVETYSTLYMGVGKVLRHGAYDGEVLEKLRWMNHELAPLLKEAIQRAEGIDIKNIIAQAVQMGDEMHNRNKASNSLFLISLVPHLIAVGEKAGVLKAVNFIESAGHFILNSVMAGCKGMLDAGAGIKGSTIVTAIARNGTETGIRVSGTGDQWFTAPAPMIDGIYFPGFGPEDANPDLGDSAIAETAGLGSLAMAGAPAVVGYIGGTPQFAVQTTQKMYEITIAEHEHFKIPFLNFKGTPFGIDIRKVVETGITPVINTGIACKRPGVGQIGAGLTAAPMECFVKALEAFAKTQGFGEGL